A stretch of the Bacteroidia bacterium genome encodes the following:
- a CDS encoding T9SS type A sorting domain-containing protein yields the protein MKKTLQNLIFTASLFAAFISAAQPTLTEANIAPVIGDQYTENITGYVSPGTSGANQTWNLSSMTSSSSSTTNAVSVSSTTYGSSFPSATIAFSASGNVSYEKISATAEQNYGIVQGGTTVIAYSNPEDILRFPFAYTNTYTDPWATTYVSSGYTYYRAGTTAVTADGYGTLKLPSGTYSNVMRVHFVQNYQDSTNISGNPIIITYQNDEYMWYLANNHSPIATVNTFTANGSPSQSGTYLNNITTGIAENSMLTGFNLYPNPASTELNVNVSLAANKKVEINLLNVLGESVGTTIIADGLQGNNTYQVNTSNLSAGIYFAQIMLDGKLISAKRFIVSKN from the coding sequence ATGAAAAAAACTTTACAAAATTTAATTTTTACTGCAAGTTTGTTCGCTGCCTTTATAAGCGCTGCGCAACCCACTTTGACTGAAGCAAACATCGCTCCAGTAATCGGAGATCAATACACCGAAAATATAACCGGTTATGTAAGTCCTGGAACTTCGGGAGCAAATCAAACATGGAATTTATCAAGTATGACAAGCTCCAGCTCTTCAACTACAAATGCGGTTTCGGTATCTTCCACAACTTACGGCTCCAGTTTTCCAAGTGCAACTATCGCCTTCTCAGCATCTGGAAATGTTTCCTATGAAAAAATTTCGGCTACAGCTGAACAAAATTATGGTATTGTTCAAGGAGGAACAACAGTTATTGCCTATTCAAATCCAGAGGATATTCTTCGTTTTCCGTTCGCTTACACCAACACATACACAGACCCTTGGGCTACAACTTATGTAAGTTCAGGGTATACCTATTACCGAGCAGGAACTACTGCTGTTACTGCGGATGGCTACGGAACACTGAAGCTTCCAAGCGGAACTTACTCCAATGTAATGCGCGTTCATTTTGTACAGAATTATCAAGATTCAACAAACATAAGCGGCAATCCTATTATTATCACTTATCAGAACGATGAATATATGTGGTACTTAGCTAATAATCATTCTCCAATAGCAACTGTTAATACTTTTACAGCTAACGGTAGTCCATCACAATCTGGAACTTATTTAAATAATATTACTACCGGAATAGCTGAAAACAGTATGCTTACTGGTTTTAATTTATATCCAAATCCTGCTTCTACCGAATTGAATGTGAATGTAAGTTTAGCCGCAAACAAAAAAGTAGAAATTAATTTATTAAATGTATTGGGAGAAAGCGTTGGAACAACCATTATTGCAGATGGTTTACAAGGAAACAATACGTATCAAGTAAATACTTCTAATTTATCGGCAGGCATTTATTTTGCTCAAATTATGTTAGATGGAAAATTGATTTCCGCTAAACGATTTATCGTTTCGAAAAATTAA
- a CDS encoding Rid family hydrolase, with protein MSDSKINSSKAPEPVGLYPHARKVGNLLFLSGVGPRERGNAKIPGVELDTNGKISSYDIETQCHSVFKNIRYIVEEAGSSWDKIVDVTVFLTNMKDDFKTYNRIYAEYFKDNQPCRTTVEINCLPTPIAIELKVIATLD; from the coding sequence ATGAGTGATTCAAAAATAAATTCTTCTAAAGCACCAGAACCTGTTGGTTTATATCCGCATGCGCGGAAAGTCGGAAATTTACTTTTTCTTTCGGGTGTTGGTCCGCGCGAACGCGGAAATGCAAAAATTCCGGGTGTAGAATTGGATACCAATGGAAAAATTAGTTCGTACGATATCGAAACCCAATGCCACAGCGTGTTTAAAAACATCAGATACATTGTTGAAGAAGCCGGAAGTAGCTGGGATAAAATTGTGGACGTAACCGTTTTTCTGACCAATATGAAAGATGATTTCAAAACCTATAATCGCATTTATGCAGAATATTTCAAGGACAATCAACCTTGTAGAACGACCGTGGAAATAAATTGTTTACCAACGCCCATTGCCATCGAATTAAAAGTAATTGCAACGCTTGATTGA
- a CDS encoding lipoprotein signal peptidase has protein sequence MKKALSVIFSVLLLDQFIKIYIKTHFLLGDEVHVFGNWFIIHFTENNGMAFGMEFAGSYGKIFLSTFRIFAVLGIGWYLLKLIREKAHNGLIISFALIFAGALGNILDSAFYGIIFSDSNYQMAQLFPKGGGYAPFLHGKVVDMFYFPIMEGHFPTWFPLWKTEEFIFFRPVFNTADASITVGVFMILFFQKRFYPTKASESLA, from the coding sequence TTGAAAAAAGCGCTATCTGTTATTTTCTCTGTGTTATTGCTTGATCAGTTTATCAAAATATACATCAAAACCCATTTTTTATTGGGCGATGAAGTGCATGTTTTTGGAAATTGGTTCATTATACATTTCACTGAAAACAACGGAATGGCTTTCGGAATGGAGTTTGCGGGTAGCTACGGAAAAATATTTTTGAGCACGTTCCGTATCTTTGCTGTGTTGGGAATTGGCTGGTATTTACTCAAATTAATTCGTGAAAAAGCCCACAACGGCTTAATCATCAGCTTTGCGCTAATTTTTGCAGGAGCACTCGGAAATATTTTGGACAGCGCTTTTTACGGAATTATTTTCAGCGACAGCAATTATCAAATGGCTCAATTGTTTCCGAAAGGTGGTGGTTACGCACCTTTTTTACATGGAAAAGTAGTAGATATGTTTTATTTTCCTATTATGGAAGGACATTTCCCAACTTGGTTTCCACTTTGGAAAACAGAAGAATTTATTTTTTTTCGTCCCGTTTTTAATACCGCAGATGCCTCGATAACGGTAGGCGTTTTTATGATTTTATTTTTTCAAAAAAGATTTTATCCTACCAAAGCTTCGGAATCTCTTGCTTAA
- the rbfA gene encoding 30S ribosome-binding factor RbfA yields the protein MDSTRQLKVSRLVQKELGEIFQLECRSVVGNVLTSVTMVRISPDLSSAKVYLSIFGTKTRETLMEKITESTKEIRKALGMRIGKQVRIIPHLTFFLDDSFDYAEKIDLLLKKK from the coding sequence ATGGATTCTACCAGACAATTAAAAGTTTCGAGATTAGTACAAAAGGAATTAGGCGAAATTTTTCAGCTCGAATGCCGCTCCGTTGTTGGCAATGTACTAACTTCGGTAACAATGGTGCGCATCAGTCCAGATTTATCTTCCGCCAAAGTGTACCTCAGTATTTTTGGAACAAAAACGCGCGAAACCTTGATGGAAAAAATCACAGAATCGACCAAAGAAATTCGCAAAGCTTTGGGAATGCGCATCGGCAAGCAAGTTCGAATCATTCCACATCTTACTTTTTTTCTCGATGATTCTTTTGATTACGCCGAAAAAATAGATCTTTTACTGAAAAAAAAATAA
- a CDS encoding FtsX-like permease family protein gives MNLPFYIAKRYLVSKKSHNAINIISSISVLGICIGTMALVIVLSAFNGLSDLVKSLYNSFDPDIKITLHEGKTFSANAPEFLALKKATYVSFYSEVLEDNALLKSNSQQCLATIKGVCDAYEKMTRFDTLIREGKFKLEENGQSYIIPGKGISYQLNINGNDGFTPVSVYAPTRGIHSSLDPENAFNKKITYVSGVFSINDDFDYQYVLAPLAFARDLFGYTDEISSIELSLKKGTDAKLAQTEIQKIVGAKYDVKNRDEQNELLFKTLKSEKLWTFIILVFILIVATFNVIGSLTMLILEKKKDISILWDMGASVKTIRSIFLIEGILITFIGALSGLLLGALICWLQLHFKLVRFNQGYVVDAYPVSMQVMDILKILGIVMVIGFFAAWYPVRIFTKKYLEKAI, from the coding sequence TTGAACTTACCATTTTACATCGCTAAACGATACTTGGTATCTAAAAAATCGCATAACGCGATTAATATTATTTCGAGTATTTCGGTACTCGGAATTTGCATCGGAACAATGGCATTAGTAATCGTACTTTCCGCATTTAACGGGCTTTCCGACTTGGTAAAATCTTTGTACAATTCTTTTGATCCCGACATAAAAATTACTTTGCACGAAGGAAAAACTTTTTCTGCCAACGCGCCTGAATTTTTAGCATTGAAAAAAGCAACGTACGTTTCGTTTTATTCAGAAGTGTTGGAAGACAATGCGCTGCTGAAAAGTAATAGCCAGCAATGCCTTGCAACTATTAAAGGTGTGTGCGATGCGTATGAAAAAATGACGCGCTTTGATACGCTGATTCGCGAAGGAAAATTTAAGTTGGAAGAAAATGGACAATCGTATATTATTCCTGGGAAAGGAATCAGTTATCAACTCAATATCAACGGAAATGATGGATTTACGCCTGTTTCCGTATATGCGCCCACACGCGGAATTCATTCTTCGCTCGATCCGGAAAATGCGTTCAATAAAAAAATCACTTACGTTTCGGGCGTTTTTTCTATTAATGATGATTTTGATTATCAATATGTGTTGGCGCCATTGGCTTTTGCGCGAGATTTATTTGGTTATACGGATGAAATTAGTTCCATCGAATTGTCTTTGAAAAAAGGTACAGACGCGAAATTGGCGCAAACGGAAATTCAGAAAATAGTAGGAGCGAAGTACGATGTGAAAAACCGAGATGAGCAAAATGAATTACTTTTTAAAACGCTCAAATCGGAAAAATTATGGACGTTTATTATTCTCGTTTTTATTCTGATTGTTGCTACATTCAACGTGATTGGTTCGCTCACGATGTTGATTTTGGAAAAGAAAAAAGACATTTCTATTTTGTGGGATATGGGCGCAAGTGTGAAAACAATTCGTAGTATTTTTTTAATTGAAGGAATTTTGATAACCTTTATTGGCGCACTTTCTGGCTTGTTATTAGGTGCCTTAATTTGTTGGTTACAACTTCATTTTAAATTGGTGCGTTTTAATCAAGGTTACGTGGTTGACGCGTATCCAGTGAGTATGCAAGTGATGGACATTCTGAAAATTTTAGGTATTGTAATGGTCATCGGATTTTTCGCGGCATGGTATCCTGTGCGTATTTTTACGAAAAAATATTTAGAAAAGGCAATTTGA
- a CDS encoding TraR/DksA C4-type zinc finger protein — protein sequence MNTDARKRYSDAELKEFKQLIRGKLDEAQKDYELLKSTLSHKDDNGTDDTSPTFKLLEDGSDVLSKEETAQLAIRQEKFMQSLQNALIRIENKTYGICRVTGKLISKERLRSVPHATLSIDAKLEQY from the coding sequence ATTAATACAGATGCTCGCAAGCGCTATTCGGATGCCGAATTGAAAGAGTTCAAACAATTAATTCGAGGAAAATTGGACGAAGCTCAAAAAGATTATGAATTGTTGAAAAGCACTTTATCGCACAAAGATGATAACGGCACGGACGACACCTCTCCTACTTTTAAATTGTTGGAAGATGGCTCAGATGTTTTGTCGAAAGAAGAAACAGCGCAATTAGCGATACGACAAGAGAAATTTATGCAAAGTTTGCAAAATGCACTGATTCGCATTGAAAACAAAACATACGGAATTTGTCGCGTTACCGGTAAATTAATTTCCAAAGAGCGTTTACGAAGTGTGCCTCACGCCACTTTGAGCATTGATGCCAAATTGGAACAATACTAA
- the ileS gene encoding isoleucine--tRNA ligase: MSKKYNEYKSLNLPQIADEMLAFWEKEKIFEKSISSREGKESFVFYEGPPSANGLPGIHHVMARSIKDIFCRYKTLKGFQVNRKAGWDTHGLPIELSVEKSLGITKEDIGKKISIEEYNNACRKEVMKYTDKWEELTKKMGYWVDMKHPYITYENKYIESVWYLLNELYKKNFLYKGFTIQPYSPAAGTGLSTHELNQPGCYRNVKDRTAVVMFKVKNKTEKFKEREAENKIKFDNEYYYYEDIIKKESFLNLETYFLAWTTTPWTLPSNTALAVGGKIEYIEIISRVDNINFVKLILATDLFKNYFKISGENKNLGIASCNLSGQPHDIETNSPEGNFNLKLWEEINKTKLWIVSGNYLGSDLAGIKYEQLLPFEANKNVELNGDEKKWEDAAGKVIIGDFVTTTDGTGIVHIAPSFGADDFRAAKQNGIGSLTLVDKRGKFLPEVKDDIFLYGEEYVKEAYLTDQEKEIEFKKQKQILEKEEKIKDLKNYLSVDERIVLKLQEEGKLFKKESYEHSYPHCWRTDKPILYYPLDSWFVKTTALKDRMIELNKTINWKPESTGTGRFGNWLENLQDWNLSRSRYWGIPIPIWTSEDKTEQICIGSAEHLQKEIENAVAKKIMNANPLKDFEAGNFSKENYDSFDLHRPYADEIFLEKNGKKLFREADLIDVWFDSGSMPYAQLHYPFENKNLIDQRKNFPADFIAEGVDQTRGWFFTLHAISTMCFDSVAYKNVISNGLVLDKNGNKMSKRLGNAADPFETLKKYGADATRWYMITNASPWDNLKFDLEGISEVQRKFFGTLYNTYNFFALYANIDGFNYSEKEIPIENRPEIDRWILSELHSLIKNVNDAFADYEPTKAGRAIEYFLDEHLSNWYVRLCRRRFWKGEYSADKIAAYQTLYQCLETIAQLASPIAPFFMEKLFLDLNTITKKHSVESVHLSYFPEFDKKIIDVDLEERMELAQKISSMVLSIRKKENIRVRQPLNKIQIPVLDDSFQKKIEGVKELILSEVNVKNIDFVYESTTSITKNLKLNFKTLGKKCGKHMKSVQTFAAENAQLIISSIEKTGKFELKFDTDTIVLENEDVEIIPVDIPGWKVANTGQLTVALDVTITSELKEEGIARELVNRIQNLRKETHLDVTDKISVKIQRNIAINAAISNNFDYICSETLASSLEMVDELKGEKTFAVDVNEDIKTLIYIDKLN, translated from the coding sequence ATGAGTAAAAAGTATAACGAATATAAATCCTTGAATCTTCCGCAAATAGCGGATGAAATGCTTGCTTTTTGGGAAAAGGAAAAAATATTTGAAAAAAGTATTTCGTCCCGCGAAGGAAAAGAATCGTTTGTTTTTTACGAAGGTCCGCCTTCTGCCAACGGTTTGCCGGGCATTCATCACGTGATGGCGCGCTCGATAAAAGATATCTTTTGTCGCTACAAAACTTTAAAAGGATTTCAAGTAAACCGAAAAGCGGGCTGGGATACGCACGGATTACCGATAGAATTAAGCGTTGAAAAATCTTTAGGAATTACAAAAGAAGACATCGGGAAAAAAATTTCTATCGAAGAATACAACAATGCGTGTCGGAAAGAGGTAATGAAATACACCGATAAATGGGAAGAATTAACAAAAAAAATGGGCTATTGGGTGGACATGAAACATCCATACATTACTTACGAAAATAAATACATCGAGAGCGTTTGGTATTTGCTAAACGAACTTTACAAAAAGAATTTTTTATACAAAGGATTTACCATTCAGCCATATTCTCCAGCAGCCGGAACAGGTTTAAGCACGCACGAATTAAACCAACCGGGTTGTTACCGAAATGTGAAAGACAGAACGGCTGTGGTTATGTTTAAGGTGAAAAACAAAACTGAAAAATTCAAAGAAAGAGAAGCTGAGAATAAAATTAAATTTGATAATGAATACTATTATTATGAGGATATTATTAAAAAAGAATCTTTTTTAAATTTAGAAACATATTTTTTAGCTTGGACGACAACTCCTTGGACATTGCCTTCCAATACAGCACTAGCTGTTGGTGGAAAAATAGAATATATCGAAATTATATCTAGGGTTGATAATATCAATTTTGTGAAACTAATCCTTGCGACTGATTTATTCAAAAATTATTTTAAGATTTCGGGCGAGAATAAAAACCTAGGTATTGCAAGCTGCAATCTTAGTGGACAACCTCATGATATAGAAACAAATTCTCCAGAAGGAAATTTTAATCTCAAACTATGGGAAGAAATAAACAAAACCAAATTATGGATTGTATCTGGAAATTATTTAGGTTCCGATTTAGCAGGCATAAAATACGAGCAACTTTTGCCTTTTGAAGCAAATAAAAATGTTGAATTAAATGGCGATGAAAAAAAATGGGAAGATGCGGCAGGTAAAGTTATCATCGGAGATTTTGTAACTACCACAGATGGAACCGGAATTGTACACATCGCGCCAAGCTTTGGTGCAGACGATTTTCGAGCTGCAAAACAAAATGGAATTGGTTCCTTAACTTTGGTTGACAAACGCGGAAAATTTTTGCCGGAAGTAAAAGACGACATTTTTCTTTACGGAGAAGAATATGTGAAAGAAGCCTATTTAACGGATCAAGAAAAAGAAATTGAATTCAAAAAGCAAAAACAAATTCTTGAAAAAGAAGAAAAAATAAAAGACTTAAAAAATTATTTAAGTGTTGATGAACGCATCGTTTTAAAACTTCAGGAAGAAGGAAAATTATTTAAAAAGGAAAGCTACGAACACAGTTATCCGCATTGTTGGCGCACCGATAAACCGATTTTATATTATCCGTTAGATTCGTGGTTTGTGAAAACAACCGCCTTAAAAGACAGGATGATTGAATTGAATAAAACCATTAATTGGAAGCCAGAATCCACAGGAACAGGTCGTTTCGGAAATTGGTTGGAAAATTTACAAGATTGGAATTTGTCGCGTTCGCGTTATTGGGGAATTCCGATTCCGATTTGGACAAGCGAAGATAAAACAGAACAAATTTGCATCGGTTCGGCAGAACATCTTCAAAAAGAAATTGAAAATGCTGTTGCAAAAAAAATCATGAATGCCAATCCTTTAAAAGATTTCGAGGCAGGAAATTTTTCGAAAGAAAATTATGATTCTTTTGATTTACATCGCCCGTATGCTGATGAAATCTTTTTAGAAAAGAACGGAAAAAAACTTTTTCGCGAAGCAGATTTAATTGACGTCTGGTTTGATAGCGGCTCAATGCCTTATGCGCAGCTTCATTATCCGTTTGAAAATAAAAATCTGATTGATCAGAGAAAAAATTTCCCAGCCGACTTTATTGCGGAAGGTGTGGATCAAACACGCGGTTGGTTTTTTACTTTGCATGCCATTTCCACTATGTGCTTTGATTCCGTAGCGTATAAAAATGTTATTTCCAACGGATTGGTACTGGATAAAAACGGAAATAAAATGAGCAAACGTTTAGGAAATGCTGCCGATCCGTTTGAAACATTGAAAAAATATGGCGCTGATGCTACGCGTTGGTACATGATTACGAATGCTTCGCCTTGGGATAATTTAAAATTTGATTTGGAAGGAATTTCAGAAGTGCAACGCAAATTTTTTGGAACGCTTTACAATACCTATAATTTTTTCGCGCTGTACGCGAACATTGACGGATTTAACTATTCTGAAAAAGAGATTCCGATTGAAAATCGTCCTGAAATTGATCGCTGGATTTTGTCGGAATTACATTCCTTAATTAAAAACGTGAACGATGCTTTCGCAGATTATGAACCTACAAAAGCAGGTCGCGCTATCGAATATTTTTTGGATGAACATTTGAGTAATTGGTACGTAAGGCTTTGTCGCAGACGTTTTTGGAAAGGCGAATATTCTGCAGATAAAATTGCGGCGTATCAAACCTTGTATCAATGTTTGGAAACGATTGCACAATTGGCTTCGCCGATTGCACCATTTTTTATGGAAAAATTATTTTTGGATTTGAATACAATCACCAAAAAACATTCGGTCGAATCCGTTCATCTGAGCTATTTCCCAGAGTTTGATAAAAAAATAATTGATGTTGATTTGGAAGAGCGTATGGAATTGGCGCAAAAAATTTCGTCTATGGTTTTATCCATTCGCAAAAAAGAAAATATTCGGGTGCGCCAACCGCTCAATAAAATTCAAATTCCTGTTTTGGACGATTCTTTTCAGAAAAAAATAGAAGGCGTGAAAGAATTGATTTTATCCGAAGTAAATGTCAAAAACATTGATTTTGTGTATGAATCAACTACTTCCATTACCAAAAATTTAAAATTAAATTTCAAAACACTAGGCAAAAAATGTGGAAAACACATGAAATCTGTTCAAACATTTGCTGCTGAAAATGCACAACTCATTATTTCGAGTATCGAGAAAACAGGAAAATTTGAATTGAAATTTGATACTGATACAATTGTGTTGGAAAATGAAGACGTGGAAATTATCCCGGTGGATATTCCAGGTTGGAAAGTGGCAAATACTGGACAATTAACCGTTGCTTTGGACGTTACCATTACGTCCGAATTGAAGGAAGAAGGCATTGCCCGCGAATTGGTTAACCGCATCCAAAACCTAAGAAAAGAGACGCATTTAGACGTAACTGATAAAATTTCTGTTAAAATTCAAAGAAATATTGCAATAAATGCTGCAATAAGTAATAATTTCGACTATATTTGCTCTGAGACTTTAGCGTCTTCGTTAGAAATGGTGGATGAATTGAAAGGCGAAAAAACCTTTGCGGTAGATGTAAACGAAGATATTAAAACGCTCATTTACATTGATAAATTAAATTAA
- a CDS encoding pyridoxal-phosphate dependent enzyme, with the protein MKKYFFEAMKINENTPVQEINDSILSSFGVKLFVKRDDLNHPQISGNKWFKLKYNLEEARIQQHTTLLTFGGSFSNHIAATAAAGKEYDFKTIGIIRGDEKKILNSTLKFASECGMKLHFISREKYREKENSDFLEELKKIFGNFYLLPEGGSNLLAVKGCAEIIKNVSVPFDYVCCSCGTGTTLAGIASSLNTNQKAIGFSSLKGADFLEKNIQKMIVDFSGKDRHNWQINHDFHFGRYAKVTNELKTFISDFELKHTIPLDFVYTGKLFFGIYDLIQKGFFVKGETILVVHTGGLQGNAGFTSPKKALKN; encoded by the coding sequence TTGAAAAAATATTTTTTTGAAGCGATGAAAATCAACGAGAATACGCCAGTTCAAGAGATCAACGATTCGATACTTTCTTCTTTTGGTGTGAAATTATTTGTCAAACGAGACGATTTGAATCATCCGCAGATTAGCGGAAATAAATGGTTTAAACTCAAATACAACCTCGAAGAAGCCCGTATTCAACAGCATACTACGCTACTTACTTTTGGCGGATCTTTTTCCAATCACATTGCTGCAACAGCTGCTGCCGGTAAAGAATATGATTTTAAAACCATCGGAATTATTCGTGGTGATGAAAAAAAAATTCTGAACAGCACTTTAAAATTTGCTTCCGAATGTGGTATGAAATTGCATTTTATCAGTCGTGAAAAATACCGTGAAAAAGAAAATTCTGATTTTCTTGAGGAGTTAAAAAAAATATTTGGAAATTTTTATTTGCTTCCAGAAGGAGGTTCTAATTTATTAGCAGTAAAAGGCTGTGCAGAAATTATTAAAAATGTTTCTGTGCCGTTTGATTATGTCTGTTGTTCTTGCGGAACAGGTACAACGCTTGCAGGTATTGCTTCTTCGTTAAATACGAATCAAAAAGCGATTGGGTTCTCTTCTTTAAAAGGGGCGGATTTCCTCGAGAAAAACATTCAAAAAATGATTGTTGATTTCAGCGGAAAAGACCGTCACAATTGGCAAATTAATCACGATTTCCATTTCGGACGTTATGCAAAAGTAACGAATGAATTGAAAACATTTATTTCTGATTTTGAATTGAAACACACCATTCCGCTTGATTTTGTGTACACTGGAAAATTATTTTTCGGAATTTATGATTTAATTCAAAAAGGTTTTTTTGTAAAAGGCGAAACTATTTTAGTCGTTCATACTGGCGGCTTGCAAGGTAATGCCGGATTTACATCGCCAAAAAAGGCGTTGAAAAATTAA
- a CDS encoding class I SAM-dependent methyltransferase gives MHYDPIKRSLGNVFNKSPFLRKLFYALLDLLLLRTWHVHKEFKKWAKGKTQAEILDAGSGFGQYSYYMAKMNPKWNILSVDVKEEQMEDCKKFFSAAGKKNVQFEIADLTKFRKENFFDFILSVDVMEHILEDVEVFKNFCFSLKKDGMLLISTPSDQGGSGVNEENNTSFIEEHVRDGYNIKEIEQKLISAGFTKVEARYAYGTPGKISWRLSMKYPIQLLGVSKIFFVILPFYFLITYPFSFVLNYFDTHGNHASGTGLIVKAWK, from the coding sequence ATGCACTACGATCCCATCAAACGCAGCTTAGGCAACGTTTTCAATAAATCTCCTTTTCTCCGAAAATTATTTTACGCGCTGCTCGATTTATTGTTGTTGCGCACGTGGCACGTTCACAAAGAATTTAAAAAATGGGCGAAAGGTAAAACGCAAGCAGAAATTTTAGATGCTGGCTCTGGCTTCGGACAGTATTCGTATTACATGGCGAAAATGAATCCGAAATGGAACATTCTTTCCGTGGATGTGAAAGAAGAGCAAATGGAAGATTGCAAAAAGTTTTTTTCGGCAGCCGGCAAAAAAAATGTACAATTTGAAATCGCTGATTTGACAAAATTTCGCAAAGAGAATTTTTTCGATTTTATTTTGTCGGTCGATGTGATGGAACATATTTTAGAAGATGTAGAAGTATTTAAAAACTTTTGTTTTTCTTTGAAAAAAGATGGAATGCTTTTGATTTCAACGCCTTCCGACCAAGGTGGTTCAGGAGTGAACGAAGAAAATAATACTTCTTTTATTGAAGAACATGTGCGCGATGGTTACAACATTAAAGAGATTGAACAAAAATTAATTTCGGCCGGCTTTACAAAAGTGGAAGCGCGTTATGCGTACGGAACACCCGGAAAAATTTCTTGGAGATTATCGATGAAATATCCGATTCAATTACTCGGCGTTTCAAAAATATTTTTCGTCATTTTACCTTTTTATTTTTTGATTACCTATCCGTTTTCTTTTGTGTTGAATTATTTTGATACGCATGGGAATCACGCAAGTGGAACGGGCTTGATCGTGAAAGCGTGGAAGTAA